From Rickettsia endosymbiont of Ceutorhynchus obstrictus, a single genomic window includes:
- a CDS encoding AEC family transporter, giving the protein MNDIFSSTLPIFLITILGSIIKTKWLTSEEFWRGIEKLSYFVLFPAMLFNYVSTADLSVSSIIKLVFALIISTCIISIILAIYQKKYNINKVQFTSIFQGSIRYNSYIFFGVSAPLLGQEGLAIVAVISSYMIIFTNILSVIIFAYYIPDKSVATTLKTSILLMVKLIIRNPLIIATIFGFMFNYSNLELHLGLKKTLDSLSNAALAIGMLNVGAGLNFTIHKELLFNVILTGFVKLIAFPIVTVIVLWLMSIEGVTKSVGVLYSCLPCASTAYVLSRQLGGDPESMASIITFTTFFSVITLSLIMYMLG; this is encoded by the coding sequence ATGAACGATATTTTTTCTAGTACATTACCTATTTTTTTGATTACTATCCTTGGTAGTATTATCAAAACGAAATGGTTGACTTCGGAAGAATTTTGGCGTGGGATAGAAAAACTATCATATTTCGTATTATTTCCGGCAATGCTGTTTAATTATGTGTCCACCGCCGATTTAAGCGTTTCCTCAATAATAAAATTAGTATTCGCTCTTATTATTTCCACTTGTATTATCTCGATTATTTTAGCTATTTATCAAAAAAAATACAATATCAATAAAGTACAATTTACCTCAATATTTCAAGGTTCAATTCGTTATAATAGTTATATTTTCTTTGGCGTAAGTGCGCCACTACTAGGTCAAGAAGGGCTGGCTATAGTTGCCGTCATCTCTTCTTATATGATTATTTTTACTAATATTTTATCGGTTATAATCTTTGCTTATTATATTCCCGATAAATCAGTAGCTACTACTCTTAAAACCAGCATTCTTTTAATGGTTAAGCTAATAATTCGCAATCCGTTAATTATCGCAACTATTTTCGGGTTTATGTTTAATTATTCTAACCTTGAACTACATCTAGGTTTGAAAAAAACATTAGATAGTCTATCTAATGCTGCTTTAGCTATAGGAATGTTGAATGTCGGCGCAGGTCTTAATTTCACTATTCATAAAGAGCTTTTGTTTAACGTAATATTAACGGGTTTTGTTAAATTAATAGCTTTTCCGATCGTAACGGTAATAGTTTTATGGTTAATGTCAATTGAAGGAGTTACTAAATCCGTGGGAGTACTATATAGTTGCTTGCCTTGTGCAAGTACGGCTTACGTACTATCTCGTCAACTTGGCGGTGATCCGGAATCAATGGCGTCTATCATAACATTTACTACTTTCTTCTCGGTAATTACTTTGTCGCTTATTATGTATATGTTGGGGTAA
- a CDS encoding NADP-dependent malic enzyme codes for MDEMNKINYAEALEYHSKDKPGKIAISPTKPLVTQQDLSLAYSPGVAAPCLEIAKNIDDIYKYTARGNMVAVISNGTAVLGLGNLGAAASKPVMEGKAVLFKNFADIDAIDLEINTEDPEEFINAVKYLNYSFGGINLEDIKAPECFIIEEKLKSCMDIPVFHDDQHGTAIIIAAGLMNASYLTNRSFSDLKIVVNGAGAAAIACIELLIALGADKSNIILCDTKGVIYKGRASGTNKWKEIYAQETNLRTLSEAMESANVFLGLSSKGAVSKEMVAKMAKNPIIFAMANPDPEITPEEIKLVRDDAIIATGRSDYNNQINNVMGFPYIFRGALDVRARTINQEMKIAAARAIAELARKPVPEEVYKAYFGRKMVFGADYIIPVPFDPRLITTIPLAVAKAAIDSKVAKILDFNISKYKKELESRLNPTSNYMSLLSEKIHNASIKRIVFAEGEEEEVIMAAIMMRNDKLGYPIIVGRREKIEATLKKIGHDTNLDGIEIMNASINENLDKYIDYLYERLQRKGYLYRDCAKLVKTDKNIFASCMVACKDADAVLTGITKSYADSLEDIMKVIPVKRKRRILGYSIMIAKEQNIIIADNSITEFPNSWELAQIAVQTAEIAKNMGMIPRVALLSFSNFGNATKEKTARIREAVKILDSLREDEESELNNMKLDFEYDGEMSVNVALNSNLRKLYKFCRLSGPANVLIMPGLNSAAISTELLQEFSSNAFIGPIINGFEYPVQILQTGATANDILKIATFACIEAAFSS; via the coding sequence ATGGATGAAATGAATAAAATTAATTATGCTGAAGCGTTAGAATATCATAGCAAAGATAAGCCGGGGAAAATTGCTATTTCTCCGACAAAACCTTTAGTTACGCAGCAAGATTTGTCTCTAGCTTATTCCCCGGGCGTGGCTGCTCCTTGTCTTGAGATTGCTAAAAATATCGATGATATTTATAAATATACCGCTAGGGGTAACATGGTTGCCGTAATATCTAACGGCACTGCAGTTTTGGGGCTAGGTAATTTAGGGGCTGCCGCTTCAAAACCGGTAATGGAAGGGAAGGCAGTTTTATTTAAGAATTTTGCTGATATTGACGCTATAGATTTAGAGATTAATACGGAAGATCCTGAGGAATTTATTAATGCGGTAAAATATCTTAATTATAGTTTCGGGGGTATTAACCTTGAAGATATTAAAGCCCCTGAATGTTTTATAATTGAAGAAAAGTTAAAAAGCTGCATGGATATACCGGTATTTCATGACGATCAGCACGGTACGGCAATTATTATTGCTGCAGGGCTTATGAATGCCTCATATCTTACTAACCGCTCGTTTAGTGATCTTAAAATTGTCGTAAACGGCGCAGGAGCGGCAGCGATTGCCTGTATTGAGTTGTTAATAGCTCTAGGAGCGGATAAGTCAAATATAATTTTATGCGATACGAAGGGAGTAATATATAAAGGTCGTGCTAGCGGCACGAATAAGTGGAAAGAGATATATGCGCAAGAGACAAATTTACGTACTCTTTCGGAGGCTATGGAATCGGCTAACGTATTTTTAGGGTTATCTTCTAAAGGTGCGGTATCAAAAGAAATGGTAGCAAAAATGGCTAAAAACCCGATTATTTTTGCCATGGCTAACCCCGATCCGGAAATTACGCCTGAAGAAATAAAACTAGTTCGAGATGATGCAATTATTGCAACCGGTCGCTCGGATTATAATAACCAAATAAATAACGTTATGGGATTTCCGTATATCTTTCGCGGAGCCTTGGACGTCCGAGCTAGAACTATTAATCAAGAAATGAAAATAGCGGCCGCCCGTGCAATAGCCGAACTTGCTAGAAAGCCTGTACCGGAAGAAGTATATAAAGCTTATTTCGGGCGTAAAATGGTTTTCGGAGCTGATTACATCATTCCCGTGCCTTTTGATCCAAGATTAATTACCACTATTCCCCTCGCTGTTGCCAAAGCTGCCATAGATAGCAAAGTCGCTAAAATCCTTGATTTTAATATTAGCAAGTACAAAAAAGAATTAGAAAGTAGATTAAACCCTACTTCTAATTATATGAGCTTACTCTCTGAAAAAATACATAATGCATCTATTAAAAGAATCGTGTTTGCCGAAGGTGAAGAAGAGGAAGTAATTATGGCGGCTATTATGATGCGTAACGATAAACTAGGTTATCCTATTATAGTAGGACGTCGTGAAAAAATAGAAGCTACTTTAAAAAAAATAGGTCATGATACTAATTTAGACGGCATAGAAATAATGAATGCGTCTATCAATGAGAATCTTGATAAATATATTGATTATTTATATGAAAGGTTGCAACGGAAAGGGTATCTCTACCGAGATTGTGCAAAACTTGTCAAAACAGATAAAAATATTTTCGCAAGCTGTATGGTAGCGTGCAAAGATGCCGATGCGGTTCTAACAGGGATTACCAAGAGTTATGCAGATAGCCTTGAAGATATAATGAAGGTAATCCCGGTAAAACGGAAGCGTAGAATTTTAGGCTATTCTATTATGATCGCTAAGGAACAGAACATAATTATTGCCGATAATAGTATCACTGAATTTCCAAATAGCTGGGAGCTTGCTCAGATTGCCGTGCAGACCGCAGAAATTGCTAAAAATATGGGCATGATACCGCGGGTTGCACTTCTTTCATTCTCCAATTTCGGTAATGCTACCAAAGAAAAAACCGCTCGTATTCGTGAAGCGGTAAAAATATTAGATAGTTTGCGGGAAGATGAGGAGTCGGAACTCAATAATATGAAGTTAGATTTTGAATATGACGGTGAAATGTCGGTAAATGTAGCTCTGAACTCTAATTTACGTAAATTATATAAATTTTGTCGGTTATCGGGACCGGCTAATGTGCTAATTATGCCCGGTTTAAATTCCGCCGCTATCTCTACCGAATTATTACAGGAATTTTCTTCTAATGCCTTTATCGGTCCGATAATTAACGGTTTTGAATATCCTGTTCAAATCTTACAAACCGGTGCTACTGCTAATGATATATTAAAAATTGCAACTTTTGCTTGTATTGAAGCAGCTTTTAGTAGTTAA
- a CDS encoding disulfide bond formation protein B, with translation MLIASVINFIRKDSFRILHLGLITISIIALATAYFAEYVLYYTPCPLCVYERFPYLTLIKISLTALIIRKLSKYTLGFIFLTLFCSCLLSAYHSGVERGIFEPSALCSSMIHIPKGLSIKHIKEIFYSQPITSCTKAALKIFGLSITEYNLLLNLCLLFWLLVIWFYPKDKNLES, from the coding sequence ATGTTAATCGCTTCAGTTATAAATTTCATTAGGAAAGACAGTTTCCGTATTCTTCATTTAGGTCTAATTACGATTTCTATAATCGCTTTAGCTACCGCCTATTTCGCAGAATATGTATTATACTACACCCCCTGCCCTTTATGCGTATATGAAAGATTTCCTTATTTAACTTTAATTAAAATTTCTCTAACTGCTTTAATAATCAGAAAATTAAGCAAATATACCTTAGGTTTTATTTTCCTTACCTTATTTTGTTCTTGTCTATTATCCGCTTACCATAGCGGTGTAGAGAGAGGAATTTTTGAGCCGAGCGCTCTTTGCTCTTCAATGATTCATATCCCGAAAGGTTTATCTATAAAACATATCAAAGAAATATTTTATAGCCAGCCGATAACCTCATGTACCAAAGCAGCATTAAAGATATTCGGCTTATCAATAACCGAGTATAATTTGCTTTTAAATCTTTGCCTTTTATTTTGGCTATTAGTTATTTGGTTTTATCCAAAAGATAAAAATTTAGAATCATAA
- the ralF gene encoding T4SS guanine nucleotide exchange effector RalF (RalF, a virulence factor secreted by type IV secretion systems (T4SS), is a guanine nucleotide exchange factor that acts on host cell ADP-ribosylation factors.) has translation MPFSEKNKKEIINFFNNHSKDGIKKIKDLCLQQNKDFVEEIAKFFCEEKRNLNLESVGDYLGTRGEDNQKILKSFVKQFDFKEKFFLESLRDYLKTFKLPGEAQKIDRLVEAFGKKYCEQNPDGEIKSKDAAYILAFQTIMLNTDLHSSSIAASRKMTFEELKKNLRGTNDNRDFNEEFLKKLYNKIKAEPFELNFTENAVGYEINNVNYQNDTVFKNLNNFLKSNDNDIKNIFPKLKDIDGLKTELNQPKFWLNKFTGYEGEIKIQDIKGAEVQIQIYEPNIFSQWLLGGKSKVIIQPLCEEGKQPTPEAVNLAAQIAASFDTDVIGIKATYDYLKEDLEKAYKILRFPDQVKTPIVSTTTQLHNLLKETTRKVQKEEPELQKVKDKQLSPEAKFNDLETADLGDKSSDNKISKVTEKKALTLAEELATKFAVSKKQDATVRTSSSQVKSSEEKINNHEKRLEELKQKQIVAQKSKKVAEAELKKLRASKEKAPSKAIINNINERMREINNKIIPEAEATLKSCEKEINTIKDTAKRAEQFNNKNSSNKATKSEPTAVERQAQGAMAAIKRKKEEVEKQKQQISGVVSNEPRQPSKSLLSPSATPMPPPPPPVGWKPQQQSVVNKSEIPINIQQQVIKAGEVIKQEPTKSGEQNDHKQELANAIKKHQLKKVDHRSSSRRR, from the coding sequence ATGCCTTTCTCTGAAAAAAATAAAAAAGAAATAATTAATTTTTTTAATAATCATTCTAAAGATGGTATAAAAAAAATTAAAGATTTATGTTTGCAGCAAAATAAAGATTTTGTAGAAGAAATCGCTAAGTTTTTTTGTGAAGAAAAAAGAAATTTAAATTTAGAATCGGTAGGAGATTACCTAGGAACCCGCGGAGAAGATAACCAAAAAATATTAAAAAGTTTTGTTAAACAATTTGATTTTAAAGAAAAGTTTTTTTTAGAAAGTTTGCGGGATTATTTAAAAACATTTAAGTTGCCGGGTGAAGCTCAAAAAATAGATAGATTAGTTGAAGCTTTCGGAAAAAAATATTGTGAACAAAACCCTGACGGGGAAATAAAAAGTAAAGATGCCGCATATATATTAGCGTTTCAAACAATCATGCTTAATACCGATCTGCATAGTTCTAGTATTGCCGCTTCTCGAAAAATGACTTTTGAAGAGTTGAAGAAAAATTTGCGCGGTACAAATGATAATAGAGATTTTAATGAAGAATTTTTAAAAAAATTATATAATAAAATAAAAGCAGAGCCGTTTGAATTAAATTTTACGGAAAATGCCGTCGGTTATGAGATAAACAATGTAAATTATCAGAATGATACGGTTTTTAAGAATTTAAATAATTTTCTTAAGAGTAACGATAATGATATAAAAAATATTTTTCCTAAGTTAAAAGATATTGATGGATTAAAAACTGAGCTAAATCAACCAAAATTTTGGTTAAATAAATTTACGGGTTACGAAGGAGAGATAAAAATCCAAGATATAAAAGGTGCGGAAGTTCAAATACAAATTTATGAGCCGAATATTTTCTCACAATGGTTGTTGGGGGGAAAATCTAAAGTTATAATACAACCTTTATGTGAGGAGGGAAAGCAACCGACACCGGAGGCTGTCAATTTAGCTGCTCAAATTGCTGCAAGTTTTGATACGGACGTAATCGGTATTAAAGCGACTTATGATTATTTAAAAGAAGACTTAGAAAAAGCTTATAAAATTTTGCGATTTCCTGATCAGGTAAAAACTCCTATTGTCAGCACTACCACACAGCTTCATAATTTGTTAAAAGAGACAACACGGAAGGTGCAAAAGGAAGAGCCGGAATTACAAAAAGTTAAAGATAAGCAGTTATCACCTGAAGCAAAATTTAATGATCTTGAAACAGCAGACTTAGGAGATAAATCATCAGATAATAAAATTAGCAAAGTAACCGAGAAGAAAGCACTTACTCTTGCAGAAGAACTTGCAACAAAATTTGCCGTTAGCAAGAAACAAGATGCTACTGTTAGGACTTCATCCTCTCAAGTAAAATCTTCTGAAGAGAAAATAAATAATCATGAAAAACGTTTAGAAGAGTTAAAACAAAAGCAAATAGTAGCGCAGAAATCAAAAAAAGTTGCTGAAGCCGAACTAAAAAAATTGAGAGCAAGCAAAGAAAAGGCTCCAAGTAAAGCAATAATAAATAATATTAACGAACGCATGAGAGAGATTAATAATAAAATTATACCGGAGGCTGAGGCTACGTTAAAAAGTTGTGAAAAAGAAATAAATACTATAAAGGATACTGCCAAAAGAGCAGAGCAGTTTAATAATAAAAACAGTAGTAATAAGGCTACAAAATCAGAACCGACAGCTGTAGAGAGACAGGCTCAAGGAGCTATGGCCGCGATAAAGCGTAAAAAAGAAGAGGTAGAGAAACAAAAACAGCAAATATCGGGAGTAGTAAGTAATGAACCGCGCCAACCTTCTAAATCGCTGCTATCACCTAGCGCTACTCCAATGCCTCCACCTCCGCCTCCTGTTGGATGGAAACCGCAACAACAATCAGTCGTAAATAAATCGGAAATTCCTATTAATATACAACAACAGGTGATTAAGGCCGGAGAGGTAATTAAGCAAGAACCTACTAAAAGCGGCGAGCAAAATGATCATAAACAAGAATTAGCGAACGCAATAAAAAAACATCAACTGAAAAAGGTTGATCATCGTTCTAGTTCTAGAAGAAGATAG
- a CDS encoding acyl-[ACP]--phospholipid O-acyltransferase — protein MESDKLYLFKDKRFLPNFIVQFCGCLNDNILKNALIILITYGLSNHLSEYSNMLVLAANTIFVLPFIIFASIAGQVADKYERSTLVKIIKSCEIAIIGVAIYGFLHNSLLILFFSICFMGIHSTFFGPIKYSVLPDHLNKDELLGANGFVEAGTFISIFIGTIIGSYYTISSNFIILALVIVAILGFITSFFTPKSNNANPGIKINFNIISESLNMLKYAKAKKQVYLAILGISWFWFIGAAIIAQIPLLAKETFGADENVANLFLAIFSLGVGAGSFWCSKIFENEITSKYVFISALGISIFGIDLFFASRISAIHYEPEQLKSILVFLSKKHNWRIVIDLFFIAAIGGLYIVPLFAVLQYFTSPAHRSRIIAVNNLINSIFMAASTIILSLLFYLNFSIPFVILVVSLLNISVAFYIYRLMPEIKIIPFSVIKSIFQAFFDLMYKVEVKGIENFYKAGKRAVIIANHISYLDPPLLATYLPEQMTFAINTEIAKVWWIKPFLKMVKTLSVDPTNAMAIKTLIKEIQKDKKIAIFPEGRISMTGSLMKIYEGPGMIADKADAVILPVRIDGTQFTHFSKLKNILKRKIFPKITITVLPPVKFSPQEIMDNRERRKYIGQALYDIMADMMFESSDYKNTLFQSLIESAKIHGFNKKIIDDIENNSATYRQLLFKSFILADLIKKNTALNEHVGLMLPNISTTIITFYATQFCQRIPAMINWVGGASTIVASCKTAAVKTIYSSRQFIEKAALQEVIAKLLEANIKIIYLEDVKDDIDLWLKIKSYVGSFFPQSYYNHLCSNPSDKDAAVILFTSGTEGTPKAVALSHQNLQANRYQISAKIHFSPEDLAFIALPMFHCFGLTGTVIMTLNGIKSFFYPSPLHYRAIPETIYDVGATILIGTDTFLNGYACYAHPYDFYSVRYIFAGAEKLQEKTRQLWLNKYGIRIFEGYGITETAPVIACNTPMHNKQGTVGRLLSKIEYNIKPVEGIKEGGRLFVKGPNIMLGYLNLDKPGTIQSVASQEKGWYDTGDIVKIDSEGYITIIGRVKRFAKIAGEMISLAAIEELATRIDSDPNSINAVIYLADEKKGEQILLFTTSPIITKESFINIIDKVMVSAMHLPKFIINVPEIPIFPTGKVNYPEVIKMAREYVQS, from the coding sequence ATGGAATCAGATAAATTATATCTTTTTAAAGATAAGCGTTTTTTACCGAATTTTATAGTACAATTTTGCGGTTGCCTTAATGATAATATATTAAAAAACGCTCTTATTATTCTGATAACTTACGGCTTATCAAATCATTTAAGCGAATATAGTAATATGCTGGTGTTAGCCGCAAATACTATCTTCGTATTACCTTTTATAATATTTGCCAGTATTGCCGGGCAAGTTGCCGATAAATATGAACGATCCACTTTAGTTAAAATTATTAAAAGCTGCGAAATTGCTATAATCGGTGTTGCTATTTACGGCTTTCTTCATAATAGCCTGCTAATCCTTTTCTTCTCCATTTGTTTTATGGGGATTCATTCAACATTTTTCGGTCCTATAAAATATAGCGTTTTACCGGATCATTTAAATAAAGATGAGTTACTAGGTGCTAACGGTTTTGTCGAAGCGGGAACTTTTATTAGTATTTTTATCGGTACTATAATAGGTAGTTATTATACTATCAGCAGCAATTTCATTATCCTAGCCTTAGTTATAGTTGCTATTTTGGGATTTATTACTAGTTTTTTCACACCGAAATCAAATAATGCCAATCCGGGTATTAAGATAAATTTTAATATCATAAGCGAAAGCTTAAACATGCTAAAATATGCTAAAGCTAAGAAACAAGTATATTTAGCGATACTCGGCATCTCCTGGTTTTGGTTTATCGGGGCTGCAATAATTGCTCAAATTCCTCTGCTTGCTAAAGAAACTTTCGGTGCCGATGAAAATGTCGCTAATTTATTTTTAGCAATTTTTTCACTTGGGGTAGGAGCAGGATCATTTTGGTGTAGCAAGATTTTTGAAAATGAAATTACTTCCAAATATGTTTTTATTTCGGCACTCGGAATTAGCATATTCGGTATCGATCTGTTTTTTGCCAGCAGAATAAGCGCAATTCACTATGAACCTGAACAACTAAAAAGCATTTTGGTATTTTTATCGAAAAAGCATAATTGGCGTATCGTTATAGATTTATTTTTTATTGCAGCTATCGGTGGCTTATATATCGTACCGCTTTTTGCGGTATTGCAATATTTCACAAGCCCCGCTCATCGCAGCCGCATTATAGCCGTAAATAATTTAATCAATTCAATTTTTATGGCGGCCTCTACTATAATATTATCATTATTATTTTACTTAAATTTCTCAATTCCGTTCGTTATATTGGTGGTAAGCTTACTTAATATAAGTGTTGCTTTTTATATTTATCGTTTAATGCCGGAAATTAAGATTATTCCGTTTAGCGTGATAAAAAGTATCTTTCAAGCATTTTTTGACTTAATGTATAAAGTTGAAGTTAAAGGAATCGAGAATTTTTATAAAGCCGGAAAAAGAGCCGTAATTATAGCTAATCATATTTCTTATCTTGATCCGCCGCTACTTGCAACTTACTTGCCGGAGCAAATGACTTTTGCTATCAATACTGAAATAGCAAAAGTATGGTGGATTAAGCCTTTCTTAAAAATGGTAAAAACTTTGTCGGTTGATCCGACTAACGCCATGGCTATAAAAACTTTAATAAAAGAAATTCAAAAAGATAAGAAAATAGCTATTTTTCCTGAAGGAAGAATAAGCATGACCGGTTCTTTAATGAAAATTTACGAAGGTCCCGGCATGATTGCTGATAAAGCCGACGCAGTAATTTTACCGGTTAGAATAGACGGAACACAATTTACACATTTCTCCAAACTAAAAAATATATTAAAAAGAAAAATATTCCCCAAAATTACTATTACCGTTTTACCGCCGGTAAAGTTTTCACCTCAAGAAATAATGGATAATAGAGAAAGACGTAAATATATCGGGCAAGCTCTGTATGATATCATGGCCGATATGATGTTTGAAAGCTCCGATTATAAGAATACTTTATTTCAATCTCTTATTGAATCTGCTAAAATTCACGGTTTTAATAAAAAAATAATTGACGATATCGAGAATAATTCAGCTACTTATCGGCAGTTATTATTTAAATCTTTTATTTTAGCCGATTTAATTAAAAAAAATACTGCTTTAAATGAACATGTAGGGCTAATGCTGCCTAATATATCCACAACAATTATTACTTTTTATGCTACGCAATTTTGTCAGCGTATACCCGCCATGATTAACTGGGTAGGCGGCGCAAGTACCATTGTCGCCTCATGCAAAACGGCTGCAGTTAAAACCATTTATAGCTCACGACAATTTATTGAAAAAGCCGCTTTACAGGAAGTAATAGCTAAGCTTCTTGAGGCTAATATAAAAATAATTTACCTTGAAGACGTGAAAGACGATATCGATTTATGGCTAAAAATAAAATCGTATGTCGGTAGTTTTTTTCCACAAAGCTATTATAATCACTTATGCAGTAATCCGAGCGACAAAGATGCGGCTGTTATCCTCTTTACTTCAGGTACTGAAGGCACGCCTAAAGCCGTAGCATTATCTCATCAAAATTTACAAGCTAATAGATATCAAATATCCGCAAAAATACATTTTAGTCCTGAGGATTTAGCTTTTATTGCGCTGCCCATGTTTCATTGTTTCGGTCTTACCGGCACGGTTATTATGACGCTTAACGGTATAAAATCATTTTTCTATCCTTCACCGCTGCATTACCGCGCTATACCCGAAACAATATATGATGTCGGAGCGACTATTTTAATCGGTACCGATACGTTTTTAAACGGCTATGCCTGCTATGCTCATCCTTATGATTTTTATTCCGTACGTTATATATTTGCTGGCGCAGAAAAACTTCAAGAAAAAACCAGACAATTATGGCTTAATAAATACGGCATCAGAATTTTTGAAGGATACGGCATTACCGAAACCGCACCGGTTATCGCCTGTAACACTCCTATGCACAATAAACAAGGGACAGTCGGAAGATTATTATCTAAAATCGAATACAATATTAAACCGGTGGAAGGAATAAAAGAAGGCGGGCGTTTATTCGTCAAAGGACCGAATATTATGCTTGGCTATTTAAACCTAGATAAGCCCGGCACTATTCAATCGGTAGCGTCACAGGAAAAAGGTTGGTATGATACGGGCGATATCGTAAAAATCGATTCGGAAGGCTATATAACTATCATCGGAAGAGTTAAACGCTTTGCCAAAATAGCCGGCGAGATGATTTCGCTGGCAGCTATAGAGGAATTAGCAACACGAATAGATTCAGATCCTAACAGTATAAATGCCGTCATTTATTTAGCTGACGAAAAAAAAGGCGAGCAGATTTTACTTTTTACCACTAGCCCTATTATTACTAAAGAAAGCTTTATAAACATAATAGACAAAGTCATGGTTTCAGCAATGCATTTGCCTAAATTTATTATTAACGTTCCAGAAATACCGATATTCCCGACCGGTAAAGTTAATTACCCGGAAGTGATTAAAATGGCGCGGGAATATGTGCAAAGCTGA
- a CDS encoding lysine--tRNA ligase, producing the protein MSEIFEEAIRSNAWPFLEAKKILDHLKGKVPAKGYVLFETGYGPSGLPHIGTFGENARTIMVQEAFKQLSDIPTKLICFSDDMDGLRKVPSNIPNPEMVAAHMDQPLTAIPDPFGEYESYGHYMNAKMRSFLDRFGFKYEFYSSTHCYKSGMFDEMMIRVLKKYDEIMELMLPTFRAERKATYSPFMPICPETGKVLQVAIEKIDPSSGTVTYKNEKDNFVEVPVTKGHCKLQWKPDFGMRWAALSVDYEMYGKDHLANARLYSEICRILGGVPPVQLCCELFLDENGEKISKSKGNSISVDDWLKYAPLESMSLFMYQSPTRAKRLYFDIIPKNVDEYITFNKKYHAEEDPVKRLANPVYHIHHGQVPNIETFGITYALLLNLASVCNPSDKSVLWAFITRYEPRATPATALYLDHLADFAVKYFNDFIKTHKSYLMPTAKHKSILEDILKMLVDLPDTISAEQIQTTIYDIGMKAGYENLRDYFKELYQILFGQSEGPRLGTFIKLFGVAETIELINEKL; encoded by the coding sequence ATGTCAGAAATATTTGAAGAGGCGATTAGATCGAATGCTTGGCCTTTTTTAGAGGCAAAAAAAATATTAGATCATTTAAAAGGCAAAGTTCCGGCTAAAGGTTATGTATTATTTGAAACGGGTTACGGACCTTCTGGTTTGCCGCATATCGGAACATTTGGGGAAAATGCACGGACAATTATGGTACAGGAAGCATTTAAACAATTATCCGATATCCCGACAAAATTAATTTGTTTCTCCGATGATATGGACGGTTTGCGTAAAGTGCCTAGTAATATCCCGAATCCTGAAATGGTAGCTGCTCATATGGATCAGCCGTTAACCGCTATTCCCGATCCGTTCGGTGAATATGAAAGTTACGGTCATTATATGAATGCTAAAATGCGGTCATTCCTTGATAGATTCGGTTTTAAATATGAGTTTTATAGTAGCACGCATTGTTATAAATCCGGCATGTTTGATGAGATGATGATTAGGGTACTTAAAAAATATGACGAAATAATGGAGTTGATGCTGCCGACTTTTCGAGCGGAACGAAAAGCAACTTATTCGCCTTTTATGCCTATCTGCCCCGAAACCGGTAAAGTTTTGCAAGTGGCTATTGAAAAAATTGATCCGAGTAGCGGAACAGTTACTTATAAAAATGAAAAAGATAATTTTGTAGAAGTGCCGGTAACAAAAGGACATTGTAAATTACAATGGAAGCCGGATTTCGGTATGCGCTGGGCAGCTTTAAGCGTCGATTATGAAATGTACGGCAAAGATCATTTAGCAAATGCACGGCTTTATTCCGAGATTTGCCGAATTCTTGGGGGCGTTCCGCCGGTGCAATTATGTTGTGAATTATTTCTCGATGAGAACGGCGAAAAAATTTCTAAATCTAAAGGTAATAGTATTAGCGTCGATGATTGGCTAAAATATGCGCCGCTGGAAAGTATGTCGCTTTTTATGTATCAATCGCCGACCAGAGCAAAACGCTTATATTTTGATATAATACCCAAAAATGTTGATGAATATATTACTTTTAATAAAAAATATCATGCAGAAGAAGACCCCGTAAAGAGATTAGCAAATCCCGTTTATCATATTCATCACGGGCAGGTTCCTAACATTGAAACTTTCGGCATCACTTACGCATTACTTTTAAACCTCGCATCAGTATGTAATCCTTCAGATAAATCAGTGCTTTGGGCGTTTATTACAAGATATGAACCGAGAGCAACGCCTGCAACTGCTTTATATCTTGATCATTTAGCAGATTTTGCGGTAAAATACTTTAATGACTTTATTAAAACGCATAAATCATATTTAATGCCGACGGCTAAACATAAAAGTATTTTAGAAGATATTTTAAAAATGTTGGTTGATTTACCTGATACTATCAGTGCTGAGCAAATTCAGACTACAATATATGATATCGGTATGAAAGCCGGCTATGAAAATTTACGTGATTATTTTAAAGAATTATATCAAATACTATTTGGGCAAAGCGAAGGTCCAAGGCTTGGAACCTTTATTAAGCTTTTCGGAGTAGCGGAAACAATAGAATTGATTAATGAGAAGCTGTAG